The proteins below come from a single Oncorhynchus keta strain PuntledgeMale-10-30-2019 chromosome 32, Oket_V2, whole genome shotgun sequence genomic window:
- the LOC118375360 gene encoding leucine-rich repeat-containing protein 4B produces MRITTVTCLPCPSPLLLLLVQLLLRLLLYGPEFVEAASPCPTHCSCSNQASRVICTRQSLDGVPESISVNTRYLNLQENSIEVIKSDTFKHLRHLEILQLSKNKISQIEVGAFNGLPNLNTLELFDNRLTLVPSQAFEYLSKLRELWLRNNPIETLPGYAFHRVPSLRRLDLGELKKLDYISDAAFVGLVNLRYLNLGMCGLKDIPNLTALVRLEELELSGNRLEIIRPGSFQGLVSLRKLWLMHSQVKVIERNAFDDLKNLEELNLSHNSLHSLPHDLFTPLHQLERVHLNHNPWVCNCDVLWLSWWLKETVPSNTTCCARCHAPPGLKGRYIGELDQSHFTCYAPVIVEPPTDLNVTEGMAAELKCRTGTTMTSVNWLTPNGTLMTHGSYRVRISVLHDGTLNFTNVTLRDTGQYTCMVTNSAGNTTATAVLNVTAADVGVSYFTTVTVETVEPNEGPTVYAGVMNSHNESYVITPSGHQWRGGIPTTASSLSAWSLSSSRATRPTFTVPITAETGYSGLDDVMKTTKIIIGCFVAITFMAAVMLVVFYKLRKQHQLHKHHGPARAIEIINVEDEIGAGAGGRGSGISGGGTVSRDGGGGGGVGGGQSLRMHHPEMVNLPNLARQEHLNHYYKAHHFNNNMMGLGMGLNNNNNPSLSPCSQNQSTPNSCAQGPTSTSGSTPMGGSLPSPVPLPQLGIHSSLKGLMGKGQNPQIEPLLFKSGSKENVQETQI; encoded by the exons ATGCGCATCACCACGGTGACCTGCcttccctgcccctctcccctcctcctcctattggtCCAGCTGCTACTGCGGCTCCTCCTCTATGGGCCAGAATTTGTAGAGGCCGCCTCCCCCTGCCCCACACACTGCAGCTGCTCCAATCAGGCCAGTCGAGTCATCTGTACAAGACAGAGTCTGGATGGGGTGCCTGAGAGCATATCAGTCAACACACGATACCTCAACCTGCAGGAGAATTCAATAGAG gtTATCAAGTCAGACACCTTCAAGCACTTGAGGCACCTTGAGATCCTGCAGCTGTCTAAGAACAAAATCAGTCAGATTGAGGTGGGAGCATTCAATGGCCTGCCCAACCTCAATACGCTGGAGCTGTTCGACAACCGCCTCACCCTGGTCCCCTCACAGGCCTTCGAGTACCTCAGCAAGCTGCGGGAGCTGTGGTTACGGAACAACCCCATCGAGACGCTTCCGGGCTACGCCTTCCACCGCGTGCCCTCGCTGCGCCGGCTGGACCTGGGAGAGCTCAAGAAGCTGGACTACATCTCAGACGCCGCCTTCGTGGGCCTGGTCAACCTGCGCTACCTGAACCTGGGCATGTGTGGTCTGAAGGACATCCCCAACCTGACGGCCCTGGTGCGTCTGGAGGAGCTGGAGCTGTCTGGGAACCGTCTGGAGATCATCCGGCCTGGCTCCTTCCAGGGCCTGGTGTCGCTCCGTAAGCTGTGGCTCATGCACTCGCAAGTGAAGGTCATTGAGCGCAATGCCTTCGACGACCTGAAGAACCTGGAGGAGCTCAACCTTTCACACAACTCCCTGCACTCGCTGCCCCATGACCTCTTCACCCCACTGCACCAGCTGGAGCGGGTGCACCTCAACCACAACCCCTGGGTGTGCAACTGTGACGTGCTGTGGCTCAGCTGGTGGCTGAAGGAGACGGTGCCCAGTAACACTACGTGCTGCGCCCGCTGCCACGCTCCCCCTGGCCTGAAGGGCAGGTACATCGGGGAGCTGGACCAGAGCCACTTCACCTGCTACGCTCCCGTCATCGTGGAGCCGCCTACCGACCTCAACGTTACCGAGGGCATGGCTGCAGAGCTGAAGTGTCGCACGGGCACCACCATGACCTCGGTCAACTGGCTCACGCCCAACGGCACCCTGATGACCCACGGCTCCTACCGGGTCCGGATCTCCGTGCTGCATGACGGTACGCTCAACTTTACCAATGTCACACTGAGGGACACGGGTCAGTACACCTGCATGGTGACCAACTCGGCTGGCAACACCACGGCAACCGCCGTGCTTAATGTCACTGCCGCCGACGTTGGCGTCAGCTACTTCACTACTGTCACCGTGGAGACGGTGGAGCCCAACGAGGGCCCGACAGTGTACGCGGGCGTCATGAACAGCCACAACGAGTCATACGTCATTACCCCGTCTGGCCACCAGTGGAGGGGGGGGATCCCTACTACCGCCTCCTCCCTGTCAGCCTGGTCCTTGTCCTCGTCCCGGGCAACCCGGCCCACCTTTACTGTGCCCATCACTGCCGAGACGGGCTATTCTGGCCTTGATGACGTGATGAAGACCACCAAGATCATCATTGGCTGCTTCGTGGCCATTACCTTCATGGCAGCCGTGATGCTGGTGGTCTTCTACAAGCTGAGGAAGCAGCACCAGCTGCACAAGCACCACGGCCCTGCCCGCGCCATCGAGATCATCAACGTAGAGGACGAGATTGGCGCAGGTGCTGGTGGACGCGGGAGCGGCATCTCAGGGGGCGGCACCGTCTCTCGGGATGGAGGCGGAgggggaggagtaggaggagggcaGAGCCTGAGGATGCATCACCCGGAGATGGTCAACCTACCCAACCTGGCCAGACAGGAGCACCTCAACCACTACTACAAGGCCCATCACTTCAACAACAACATGATGGGCCTGGGCATGggcctcaacaacaacaacaacccctccctctccccctgttcccaGAACCAGAGCACCCCCAACTCCTGCGCACAGGGGCCCACCTCCACCAGTGGTAGCACCCCCATGGGTGGCTCGCTGCCCTCCCCTGTGCCCCTGCCCCAGCTGGGCATCCACAGCTCTCTGAAGGGGCTCATGGGGAAAGGCCAGAACCCTCAGATCGAGCCTCTGCTCTTCAAGAGTGGCTCCAAGGAGAATGTGCAAGAGACTCAgatctga